The window TAGCTGTAGTTAGCAAGTTATGGAACGATACATTACCAAAGCCAgctattagctaacctagctagtaaACTAGTGTATATATATCTTAGTTAACAAGTTAATTAACTAGCTGCAATTCTTACttaatactttatatattatttacttataataCAGACTCATTTTCAAGAAAGCTAAACAGTAGCCCATGTTGGAGAAACTAGCCCCTTCCCGCCACCTAAAGTAGCATGTATTTATTTTGAgcactaagttattattttgagatatttctttaacacatttttatttttagatacaAAGACATTGTTTTGAGACTGTCTGACCACCGATATAAAAGAGCAAGCTTTTACATTGTGACTTACCACAATACTGTACAACACTCCCAAAAATCTCAAAACAGCAAACCCTAGATAACTGAGTTGTCATTTTGAGGTACTAAGTTGATATTTTGGAGTTAGTAAGTCATTTCTTTGAGCTACTAAATCCTTAtattgagatgctatctcattattttgagatactaagtactAGTTAAGAGTAGCATTGTTACCACCTAACATTAGctgtagttagctaggttatatgaaACGATACATTACCAaaacctagctagttaacttgTTTATGTAGCTTAGCTAGTTAATTAACTTCTTCTTACTTAATTAGTGTAGTTAAACGGACTAATTTCCAGGAAAGCTGTAAATTAGCCTACGTTGGAGAAACTAGCCCTCTCCCATCACCTAAAGTAGCATGTATTTCTTCATGTTATTTGCAGGTTAAATGCACTGGTTTAGAGTATTGTAGTGACTACCTAGATAGGCTGTAGTTAGCTAGGATATATGCATCATTACATTATCAAAACAGCTATTAACTAATATAGTTAAGTAGGTTAACCTGTTTATATAGCTTAATTagtaacgctagctagctaactagctgtgATTCTGTTTTCTTTATATGTTTTAACTGACATTTTGCTTCCCATTTCTGCAAATATCTAGATATACGAATATATAATTCTTAAACAATACAAATCTTTTATGAATTAATTCAAgtttattctgtattatttttttttttaataaactatgtttatacagttttggaataaaaataggagaccacttaagtttctaaatcagcttctctaattttgctatttacaggcatatgtttgagtaaaattaacattgttgttttattatataaactacggacaacattcctcccaaattccaaataataatactgTCAttaagagtatttatttgcaaaaaaaatgagaaatgcaaagaacaaaagaaaagaaaaagttttcagacctcaaataatgcaaaaagttcatattaataaagttttgaaAGTTCAGAAATTtcttggtggaattaccctggtttttaatcacagtttatttgtcatgcatcttggcatcatgttttcctccaccagtcttacacactgcttttggatcattttatgcctttactcctggtgcaaaaattcaagcaggtcagcttggtttgatggcttgtgataatcatttttaggtggtctatattttttctagagctttaTATACATAATATTTGTAATACTCGTACTAGCTACTGCTACAACAAATGCTTCTACGCAgtagcttttattttgaaaaacaaaCTTCCGGTTGCCCTCAGGTTCTCAGACAGGCGAAGAGCTGAGCGTGAGAGGGGTCTGTTAGCAGCAAAGGTAACAGTTTACaacatattaataatatgttcTCTTAATCTAACGATTTACTGTGAGTATACCGGGATTAGTAAATAATATGTTCTGTGTTGGGTGAATAACGAGTTCGTGATGTGAGATTTTTATTACTGATTTAAAGAATCTAACCAATGTCAAGCAAGGTCTTCAGCTAGCCGTgatttagcctagcctagcttagtttagcttagcctaGGTTAGcttacattatatattaaatatgagCAGGACTGTTTAAATAAACGACACTGGTTGAATTAGCTAAAGTTGCTTATAAGATCATTAAATGtgtgattttaataataataacaggaaCTAAGTATCTTACTAATCTTATTATCTGTATTGTAACCTAGATATTGTAGTTagcctagccttgcctagcctgtCTTAGCTAAGCTTGATTTTGTTGTTTACCTGCCGGCTGTCTGATTTCTGATTTATAAAATCATGTCGTTTCCTGATCAGTTTGTTATTCTCTGTTTAATTATGTCTCTCACCGTGTAGCTCTTACATAGCTAGCTATAGTAGCTGTGACCTTCCAGGAGGTAGTTAGCTAGTTGGGTTAGCTATATGACTGCAGGCCGTGGGTTGACACCTTCCTGAAACAATTACTGACTATTTTTTGTTCAGGATTTTTAAGAAACACAAAATTGGCTTTGTGCCTAAATCATCTCCTCATGAGGCCGAATGGCCACATGTGGTAAAAATCTCCCACACCCTGAactgatcagatcatttgattttAGGGTAATGATCTGTATCAGGAGTGTTATTAAGCTAATTAATATTGCTAATCAACATTAAATGTGATTTAGGTCATTTTAATGGCTTTCTAATACTAGATTCCTTCACTTAACTAATCTCCACCATTGTCTTGTCCCCAATTTCACTATAATATACTACATTAAACTAATTAgctatttaatttacttaaaaacaaaaatcaatcaTAAGACTACTACAACATAAATGCAACATCTATAACCTGTAACCTTCATTAATAAGCAGTAAACTTACctaaatactttaaattagaTTGTATTTTGATTAGGAATAATATATTAGCATAATCATGCTCTTGATATAGACCGTTATCCTAAAGGGGTACAATCAGATGATCTGATTTGCTGAGCATTGTTAGATGGTGATTTATGagaaaaaaagtcaattttttaaagattattttattatttttgtctgtaGTGTTGTAAGACATTATGTTTGACAATAGAACAGGCTGTACTAAATGTCTTTACTTATCATAACTAGCAGGACAGACACCACAGAGAGCCTATTTGtagattttatttaataaaacaccCAGAAGAACTGAAGTTTACTGAATGTTGaatgaacatacatttttacatttatttcggATGTAGGAATTAGTTTTTTGTTTTCGATTTTACACCTTTATTTTAATCTTGACTTATATTAATTATGTATGTCTTTTTTAAATTCCCTTCTACTTTCGTATAGCCTGTACTGTTATACGGCAGTGTAGAAAGTgacataattatataattattattattgttattaaattaattgtttGTGGGGAGCTCCCTTCTCCTAAGAGCGCTATTATAATTGTAGACTCAGATCCCCAGCTATTTCAAATCTATAAACTTTGAATGAATGCAGATTCATTGTCAAATTTTACACTTAAGTGACCCTCACAAGAATATGTTAAGTgaaggttgtttttccatcatcaactaAGCTAATTAAGGATCTGTGTTGTCTTCAAACCAGGTCTCTGGACACGATGGGACGCCACTTTGGAGATTTGGCCAAGGTCCGGCACATAATCACCTACAGCATCTCTCCGTTTGAGCAGAGAGCTTTCGCCAACTACTTTTCAAAGGGAATTCCCAACGTTTGGAGACGATTCAGAGCATCCGTCTTCAAGGTTGCACCACGTAAGTTCCTTCAGCACCATCAAATCTGTGTACAGATTTAACAGAAATGTATAAGGGCATTTCTGTGTGAGGGACATGCATTAGAAACAGGATTTAATAGAGTAGAGACATGTCTCTATGTGCCTGCTCCACAATGTTCTAGTTAAGTTAAATcagttttttaaactgttttgccACATCAGCCTCTTAAGTACACAAAATTCTTAAAAGCAGAATTTAacatatctaaccagcacagtaacatcattctgataaTAAACATCAACTGTTATTTGTCTAAAGAACAGCTGGCATTGCCTGCATTGGCAATTATCTCTAAATTTTCGTTTtgttttcataataaaagtcccaaaTACTGTGTGGAAAGGTTAGTATAGCTTTCAGTATCATTTAGTATCAGTGAACAACCAATCATACTGTTAAGATGAAATCTGTAATATAGTGGAAACCTTTTAGTGTCCTATTTAACCACCATTAATTTAATGCAGTTTATGATCTATTCTTTTTTTGGaatattttagtgtaaaaatgttatgATCTTTGCAAAATGTGTTTATGCAGGAACGTGCAGGAAGTGGCAGATGAGGCAGTCGTATCTTGTGTAATTTTTCTTTTTGTCGGACTGAGTTTAAGTTTTATCTTTGCTGTACCACCCCTCATTAAGCTTATCTGTTAATTACCAATTTAATATTGAGTGATTCAGAAtgaaaataatcaataattaacCCTAGTTTATCTCTATCACTTTACATTAGGGCTTTTTTTGCCTGCTTAAAGGGCAATTATAAATACACAATAGAAAACTTAATAATAAACCACTTAATAAAATCACTTAATAATAAACAACCAATTGTTTTTTTtggatttacatttttctttcttaAATTCACATTGTGCTTAGCACTTGTCTAGGAACGTTTCCAATtgttaacacaaataaaaataaatacaatttaaaatatgcTTAACTTAGTGTTtcttgtaaatataaaaaaggcattaataaataaataaataaacattgccTACGTTTACCTTTATTTTTTAGCTTATTAATATAACAGCTCTGTATTTTTACtgatatatatagtaataaataaacaaaccattTATGAAGTCTAGAGTAACCTTAAGGGCATGCTTATGACCATTATAATAAACTGCCCACACATTCAACAGCAGTGAAACAGAAACGTAGACCTCCGCAGGGCTCTTGTTATGTCAGCAGACAAGTAAAGGACATTAAGGACACTTAATTAAaggttaatctcattgatttccGCTTGGTTAATCTTGCGTTGTCTCGGGTcatgctctttttctcttttctctttttgtggGTGAGGTAAATGCGTTGTGCCACTTTCAAAGTAGTCAGGGTAAAATACAATGTTGTTtaagctttattatttattcctTGATTCAAAGAAAATGCCTCAATACTTTATTTGTAATCGAGATACTCTTAATTACtggttaaaaaatattataaataatacatcTGTGCATTTCCCCATTAAAATATACAATAGCAACATACAGTTTTttactcataaacacacacacacacacacgttactttttttctttttcattttaaataacagttttgGTATTTATTTAAGTGTAGGAACTGTATTGATTATGTTTGGGTGATTTAATATTTCCTTTACTCTCTTTCACAGCCATGGTTCTGATGTACCTGACCTACACTTGGGGCAATCACGTCCACGAGCAGGGCAAGAGGAAGAACCTCGCCGACCACGAGCATGAAAATTAAATCCTATCACTGTCCCTTTTGtccatgtttaatgtttattatattattaaatgatCTATAAAGATATTCTCATGTCTTCATTTTGTAGTAGGTTTATATTTGTTATGAAAAGTGAGATTTTGAGAAAATTTTGACTATTTGACTAGAACTACaattacatcagctcagagttacattacattacattacattacatttggcagacgcttttgtccaaagcgacttacaatagagacgtacaaaagtaatagaagttaaaagtaaaacatCTTTTAggtagggcttaaaggaggtcataGGGGAAATAATGGGGtagaggagtgaagaaggggaagaaggaaaagagggTTAATtgagtaatttagctctacacaatgaagctctcaggatgtaataaacattttatcATTAAAGGTTGTTAAAGGGTTAgggtcaacattttatctgatctattttagacctgctataatcaattttgattatagttttagttgatttttagttttattaccaatgtctgcactgatgatttaaaaattgtatggtcataaaaaatttgccttgaaagcatgaaatagtcatgaaaaatataatggaaatgtattggttaaaaagtgcatGAACGCTGCAGGAAGGATCAATCTGCCTAGTTAGGAAGTGTAGGTAATTGTAAATTAGGTTTGAGGTGTTAACTTATGTACAAATACTTAATTGTCTTACTTAAGTAggaatgttggttatctatactttactaaagtaatcatatattttcacacaattatgtccttttttactccttacattttaaaaatagcctcattattcctgtttcatttcagcttgttttcatgcCAGCTTCTCGTcatttaataaaacccctatagtgtgaatctgattgtgattgaatgagaagtataaacatatatcatgtactaattttattaattaatcatgtgtgtggttaattttgggcgttaCATGACATAAACCAGAGTGTCTCtttctcatcattctctttaagagtagatcaggtgtgctctgactttggtggattgctattgtaacggtgcagctacctggacgtgttcaacaaactcttctcagcagaggaaactgagctgctggttgacgctgtgaaggagctccagcagctcatttacgggaacagcaatgttattttatttaattattcaaacaaatcTGGGTGTACgcttggctatttataggtttatgtttgagtaaaatggacattgttgttttattctataaactacagacaacatttctcccgaatttcaaataaaaatattgtcacttagagtACTTAGagaaacggctaaaataacaaaaaatatgcagagctttcagacctcaaataatgcaaagaaaacaagttcatattcataaaggtttaggagttcaaaaataatcaataattggttaaataaccctggtttttaatccgtttttatgcatcttggcatcatgttctcctccaccagtcttacacactgcttttggataactttgtatttttttttctcagctgtAGTGCTGTCGCTCTGCAGGCTAGTGGAGGTGCTAAAGTAttttaacagtgtataacagaGCGTTATATGAAAATGAGCAGGAAGCAAAAGGGGAACTGATGAAAAGTCCTGTGAAAGGGTGGGGTTTAACTCAACTGCAGCTCGTATTCACCCTCACTCAGCACCAGTAACACACGGAAACCAGTGAGTGCCAGCTCAGAGACCGGGCATCAGACTGGGTTAACGGGTCAGAGAGGATCTGGGAGTCAGGTAAGCACTGACTGGGTATGGGGGTGGGGGTCATATTTGAGATCTGGTGGTGCAATATcagtatttaaaatgtttaaaatatgtattttttagatTTCTATTGGGACAAATCTGAGATCAGCACATATAatcaatacaaaaatataataatataaaaaaaaacactcctagatatacagtaattgcaattttcataaaaaaatctgtgcatatgcaataaaaatacatacaattaaCAAATGAACACTATACACTGTGTTTATTGTACAGAGCAGCATAAAACAAAATATCAGGCTGTGGGAATAactgtataatatattttatttcctcAGTACACTgtacataataatataatgtattatatataatgaAGGGAGGTATGACAAGGTTTGAGGGTTCATTTTTGAGACCGGTTGGTGCAATATGTGCAATATCAGTATTTAAAGATGTTTAGAATAtgtctgttttagttttttttgttgggaAAATGTAATGGGCAGAAAATATAATTAATCAAACAATATATTCAGAGTAATAAAGTACTCTACATACACTCCTAGATATACAGTAATTGCAGTATAATCAAACAAACAATATTCTAGAGTTATTAATCACTCTAcgtacactcatatatacacagtaatttttgcagtttttattcAATTTCTGTGCATAtgcaataaaaatacatacaactAACAAATAAACactctacactgtgtttatggaaCAGGGCAGCGTAAAACAGAATATCAGGCTGTGAGAATAACTGTATAATGACTGATATTTACTCAGTAcactgttaaatatataatataatggagGGAGGAATGACAAGGTTAGGGGGTTAATTTTTGAGACCTGTTAGTGCAATATGTGCAATattagtatttaaaaatgtttagaatatgtttgttttagttttttagttggGAAAATTTAAACAGcagaaaatataattaataaaaaaatatatttagagtaaTAAAGTACTCTACATACATACTAGGTATGCAGTATTTGCAGTtttcataataaaatacatataatttaCAAATAAACACTCTACACTGTCTTTATTGCACAGAGCAGCGTAAAACAGAATATGAGGCTGTGGGAATAACTGTATAATGACTGATATTTACTTAGTAtactgttaaatatataatataatggagGGAGGTATGACGAGGTTAAAGGGGTTCATTTTTGAGACCTGTTGGTGCAATATCAGTATTTAAAGATGTTTAGaatgtgtttgttttagtttttgttgggAAAATTTAAAGAGCaagaaatcaaacaaacaaaatattcaaGAGTTATTAATTATCCTACGTACACTTAAAACTTAAAGAGCAGGAAATAtaatcaaacaaacaatatattcAGAGTAATAAAGTAATCTACATACATACTAGATATACAATATTTGcagttttcattaaaaaatgaaaactgtgCACATGCAAtgagaataaataaaatgaacaccGAAACactctacactgtgtttatggcACAGAACAGCATAAAACAGAATATCAGGCTGTGAGAGTAACTATATAATGACCAATATTTACTCAACACACTGTTGCATAATATAATGGGGGGAGGTATGATGGGGTTAGCAGGTTCATTTTTAAGACCTAGTGGTGCAATATCAGTAtttaaaattattcaaaatatgtttgctttaaaaaagtttaaagagcataaaatataatcaaacaaacaatatattcAGAGAATTAAAGTACTCTACATACACTCCTAGATATGCAGTATTTGCAgtttttaaaattgtataaaaactTGTGTAtatacaataacaaaacaaaaagctGACAAGCTGAAGATATTTAGCATTAGTATTAGACCTTCTCCAGTAATGTATGGctactatatttttttattatttaaatgaataaataatttattattattattaaataggttttattttttgcgtgctgttttatcattatttaaaaaagctttacaaacacattttatttattcgATTTACTGATTTTATCATTATTCCTTctgaataaatgaattattatatatacattctACTTTACAAACCTCTTAGCTATATAACAAGAATAATATACTGCACTGTGGCTTAACCATTCAGGCAGATGGGGACTGGTTGtgcaatataatcaatatatatattataaactgtTCAGACTATGgcttatttaattttcttttaagaaaattaagagagcaaaatagaataataaaatttTCATAAtaagattatacagctctggaaaaaaataagaaagcacttaaaattattagtttctttgattttaccaaattgaaaacctctggaatataatcaagaggaagacggatgatcacaaaccatcaaaccaccaaactgaactgcttgaatttttacaccaggagtaaagcagcataaagttatccaaaagcagtgtgtaagactggtggaggagaacatgatgccaagatgcatgaaaacaaaaactgtgattaaaaaccaaccaactatttaaactttatgaatatgaactgattcagaaactgaagtggtctcttatttttttccagagctgtatatacataagcACACTCCTAGATATATAGTAATTGCTGGTTTTCATTAAAAACCTGTgcatatacaaaaaaacactaaatgatgAATAAACACTACACTGTTTACAGAGCAGTGTAAAACAGAGAGTCAGGCTGTGAGAGTTATACAGTAAACAGCTTTAAACGCTTTATTTGTGCCTCAACATACAAcataacaagacaagacaaccatatttaacaaaacaaaaaggaaatgtgtttatacagtatctcagaaaaggaagtacacccctcacatttttgtaaatatgttattatatcttttcataggAAACACTAAAGATATGAGACTTTAATACAGTGTAGAGTAGTCAGTgaacagctacagtataacagtgtacatttactgttccctcaaaataactcaacacacaaacattagacattaatgtctaaaccgctttaacaaaagtgagtacaccactAAGTGTAAATGctcaaattgtgcccaattagccATTTTTCCCTTCTTATGTCATGTGACTCGTAAATGTTACAAGGTCGGTAAATGGGGACCGGGTGTGTTAAACTTGGTGCTatcgctctcacactctcttatacAGGCTGCTGGATATTtctaacatggcacctcatggcaaagaactctcacaTCGGAGGATGTGAGAAACAAAATTGCTGCTCTACCTAAAGATCGAGCCTATAAGAAGGCTATAGGAAGAttgctaacaccctaaaactgagctgCGATAAACTAAACTTGGCTATGATGGCtaaggtcatacagcagtttaacaggacaggttccactcagaacaggaCACAACAGAGTCGGTCAGGGTCTGCCAGCATTGCTACAGAGGTTGAAGCAGTGGTGTGTCAGCATGTCAATGCTCAGaccatacaccacacactgcttCAAATTAGTCTCTGAGTGGCTGTTGTCCCAGAAGGCAGGAGATAGCCTctactaaagctgatgcacaaaaAAGTTTGTTTACTGAAGACAAACAGACTTTACTGGATTGCTGGAAACATGTGCTTGTactctgatgagaccaagataccAAGATACAACTTATTTGGTTTATATGGTGTCCAGCATTTGTGGTGATGCCCAGGCGAGGAGTACAAAGACTACAGTGTGtcttgcctacagtcaagcatggtggtggtagtgtcatagTTCGCGGCTGCATGAGTGCTACTGGCTGTGGGGAGTTTCAGTGttcatatttatgtatttattattttagtatataCAAGTGAATTAGAAGTGGATTGTTGTAAGTGACTTTTTCAGCTTCATAATGTTTTCATCATGAACCAGACATGTAAAAATGAACCTTTAATTTAATCAGGTTTAGGTCATTAGAAATAGATTCCTGTTTATAACTACTAAAATACTACGTTTTGAGGAggaatcatatttaaaaaaactccACAAAATCCAAAATAGTCCATTAATAGAAATCAGATgtactatactatatattattggcttatatatacttatatttacttatttatacttACATatccagctctgtaaaaaatgaagagagcacttcagtttctgaatcagtttctctgattttgctatttatatgt of the Astyanax mexicanus isolate ESR-SI-001 chromosome 10, AstMex3_surface, whole genome shotgun sequence genome contains:
- the LOC103035169 gene encoding cytochrome b-c1 complex subunit 8 is translated as MGRHFGDLAKVRHIITYSISPFEQRAFANYFSKGIPNVWRRFRASVFKVAPPMVLMYLTYTWGNHVHEQGKRKNLADHEHEN